A window from Zingiber officinale cultivar Zhangliang chromosome 7A, Zo_v1.1, whole genome shotgun sequence encodes these proteins:
- the LOC122001358 gene encoding probable apyrase 6 isoform X1, with amino-acid sequence MDAPKLPIRPSSARFFPFISRSPSSTHNPYRRCIWISVSFLSLAFLLLYIVVSSRSSTSARFGIVIDGGSSGTRIHIFSSKGIMGGFPLLDLKSMAVMRKTPGLSSYLGDPELSGESLVELLEFAKEKVPNDWHKVTEVRLMATAGLRMVEVGLRERILESCRRVLRLSGFQFKDDWATVIPGSDEGVYAWVAANYALGSLGSDPENTTGILELGGASAQVTFVSNEALSPEFSHVLTLGNTTYKLYSNSFLHFGQNVARESLQKLLNSSDLKSYEESDQERTNIDPCSPNEFSHGGNFSKCRSAALTLLQKEKDNCLYQQCHLGSSFLPKVQGEFIATENFYYTSKFFGLNPRSSLSDLILAGREFCEEDWSKNKQKYPSATEDLSRYCFSAAYIVALLHDSFGIPLDDRRIEYANQAGGIQIEWALGAYLTQATNSLEKNWTKPVLPDNIMLLFLVTSTLLAFAAWLGYKWKQPGLKTIYDLEKGRYITTRVS; translated from the exons ATGGATGCGCCGAAGCTCCCGATCCGCCCTTCCTCCGCCCGTTTCTTCCCGTTCATATCCAGGAGTCCATCATCCACCCATAATCCCTACCGACGATGCATTTGGATCTCTGTTTCTTTCTTATCTCTCGCCTTTCTTCTCCTTTACATCGTCGTCTCCTCCCGTAGCTCGACTTCTGCTCGATTTGGGATTGTTATCGACGGCGGGAGCTCTGGCACTCGGATCCACATATTCTCCTCTAAGGGAATCATGGGTGGCTTTCCTTTGCTCGATTTGAAGTCGATGGCGGTGATGCGGAAGACGCCCGGGCTGTCATCTTACTTAGGGGACCCGGAGCTCTCCGGGGAGTCCTTGGTGGAGCTGTTGGAGTTCGCTAAGGAGAAAGTGCCGAACGACTGGCACAAGGTCACGGAAGTTAGGCTAATGGCAACAGCGGGCTTGAGAATGGTCGAAGTGGGACTGAGGGAAAGAATTTTGGAGTCTTGCCGGAGGGTCCTGAGATTGTCAGGCTTTCAATTCAAAGACGATTGGGCGACTGTGATACCGG GTTCTGATGAAGGTGTGTATGCTTGGGTTGCTGCAAATTATGCACTTGGAAGTTTGGGAAGTGATCCTGAGAACACGACTGGGATACTTGAGCTTGGTGGAGCATCAGCACAG GTGACGTTTGTTTCAAATGAAGCATTGTCCCCTGAATTTTCTCATGTGCTGACACTCGGGAATACCACATATAAACTCTATAGTAATAGCTTTCTCCATTTTGGCCAG AATGTTGCCCGTGAGTCTCTTCAAAAATTGCTCAACTCAAGTGACCTAAAATCAT ATGAAGAGTCAGATCAAGAGAGAACTAATATTGATCCTTGTTCTCCTAATGAATTTTCTCACG GGGGTAACTTCTCGAAGTGTAGGTCTGCAGCATTAACTCTACTTCAGAAGGAAAAAG ACAATTGCCTGTACCAGCAGTGCCACTTGGGATCAAGTTTCTTACCAAAGGTTCAAGGGGAATTTATAGCAACTGAGAATTTCTATTATACTTCAAAG TTCTTTGGCCTGAATCCAAGGTCATCACTGTCTGATTTAATACTGGCTGGACGAGAGTTTTGTGAAGAAGATTGGTCAAAGAATAAGCAGAAATATCCTTCTGCAACTGAAGATCTGTCTCGATATTGCTTCTCAGCAGCCTATATTGTGGCCCTCCTACATGATAGTTTTGGCATCCCTTTGGATGACAGGAG GATCGAGTATGCAAATCAGGCGGGAGGCATCCAAATTGAATGGGCTTTGGGAGCCTACCTTACGCAGGCTACAAACAGTTTAGAGAAGAATTGGACAAAGCCTGTACTGCCTGATAACATCATGCTATTGTTTCTTGTGACATCCACTTTGCTGGCTTTTGCTGCTTGGTTGGGGTATAAATGGAAGCAACCCGGACTAAAAACTATATATGACTTGGAGAAAGGTCGCTACATCACTACACGTGTCAGCTAA
- the LOC122001358 gene encoding probable apyrase 6 isoform X2, with amino-acid sequence MDAPKLPIRPSSARFFPFISRSPSSTHNPYRRCIWISVSFLSLAFLLLYIVVSSRSSTSARFGIVIDGGSSGTRIHIFSSKGIMGGFPLLDLKSMAVMRKTPGLSSYLGDPELSGESLVELLEFAKEKVPNDWHKVTEVRLMATAGLRMVEVGLRERILESCRRVLRLSGFQFKDDWATVIPGSDEGVYAWVAANYALGSLGSDPENTTGILELGGASAQNVARESLQKLLNSSDLKSYEESDQERTNIDPCSPNEFSHGGNFSKCRSAALTLLQKEKDNCLYQQCHLGSSFLPKVQGEFIATENFYYTSKFFGLNPRSSLSDLILAGREFCEEDWSKNKQKYPSATEDLSRYCFSAAYIVALLHDSFGIPLDDRRIEYANQAGGIQIEWALGAYLTQATNSLEKNWTKPVLPDNIMLLFLVTSTLLAFAAWLGYKWKQPGLKTIYDLEKGRYITTRVS; translated from the exons ATGGATGCGCCGAAGCTCCCGATCCGCCCTTCCTCCGCCCGTTTCTTCCCGTTCATATCCAGGAGTCCATCATCCACCCATAATCCCTACCGACGATGCATTTGGATCTCTGTTTCTTTCTTATCTCTCGCCTTTCTTCTCCTTTACATCGTCGTCTCCTCCCGTAGCTCGACTTCTGCTCGATTTGGGATTGTTATCGACGGCGGGAGCTCTGGCACTCGGATCCACATATTCTCCTCTAAGGGAATCATGGGTGGCTTTCCTTTGCTCGATTTGAAGTCGATGGCGGTGATGCGGAAGACGCCCGGGCTGTCATCTTACTTAGGGGACCCGGAGCTCTCCGGGGAGTCCTTGGTGGAGCTGTTGGAGTTCGCTAAGGAGAAAGTGCCGAACGACTGGCACAAGGTCACGGAAGTTAGGCTAATGGCAACAGCGGGCTTGAGAATGGTCGAAGTGGGACTGAGGGAAAGAATTTTGGAGTCTTGCCGGAGGGTCCTGAGATTGTCAGGCTTTCAATTCAAAGACGATTGGGCGACTGTGATACCGG GTTCTGATGAAGGTGTGTATGCTTGGGTTGCTGCAAATTATGCACTTGGAAGTTTGGGAAGTGATCCTGAGAACACGACTGGGATACTTGAGCTTGGTGGAGCATCAGCACAG AATGTTGCCCGTGAGTCTCTTCAAAAATTGCTCAACTCAAGTGACCTAAAATCAT ATGAAGAGTCAGATCAAGAGAGAACTAATATTGATCCTTGTTCTCCTAATGAATTTTCTCACG GGGGTAACTTCTCGAAGTGTAGGTCTGCAGCATTAACTCTACTTCAGAAGGAAAAAG ACAATTGCCTGTACCAGCAGTGCCACTTGGGATCAAGTTTCTTACCAAAGGTTCAAGGGGAATTTATAGCAACTGAGAATTTCTATTATACTTCAAAG TTCTTTGGCCTGAATCCAAGGTCATCACTGTCTGATTTAATACTGGCTGGACGAGAGTTTTGTGAAGAAGATTGGTCAAAGAATAAGCAGAAATATCCTTCTGCAACTGAAGATCTGTCTCGATATTGCTTCTCAGCAGCCTATATTGTGGCCCTCCTACATGATAGTTTTGGCATCCCTTTGGATGACAGGAG GATCGAGTATGCAAATCAGGCGGGAGGCATCCAAATTGAATGGGCTTTGGGAGCCTACCTTACGCAGGCTACAAACAGTTTAGAGAAGAATTGGACAAAGCCTGTACTGCCTGATAACATCATGCTATTGTTTCTTGTGACATCCACTTTGCTGGCTTTTGCTGCTTGGTTGGGGTATAAATGGAAGCAACCCGGACTAAAAACTATATATGACTTGGAGAAAGGTCGCTACATCACTACACGTGTCAGCTAA